The Leptospira tipperaryensis genomic sequence AACCTTACACTTCAAAGCGGAATCATTGATCTCTTCCACGACAAGATTGATCAAACCGTTATCCACGGTCACCGGATCGCCCACCTTGAGGTCTTTGACGATGTCCTTATAATTTACAAATACGGATTGTTCCTCGGATTCTGCTCCGGGAATGATATGAAACGTGAAAGTTTCTCCGACTTTAAGATCCAAATGATCCACTTGAAGGTCCCCTGTTCGAATTTCAGGGCCTTGTGTATCCAGTAAAATTGCGATCGGATTTTTAAGAACGTCTTTGTTGAGCGCTTTGATATTTCGAATGATACTTCTGTGAAAGTCGTGATTCCCGTGAGACATGTTCAAACGCGCCACGTTCATCCCGGCTTCGGCCAGCGCTTGAATCATTTTTTTCTCGGCGGTCGCAGGTCCAATGGTACAAATTATTTTGGTTTTTCTAAAAACAGAGGATTCGCTCTTCATGTAGTACCTTTATTCGGGAGAGCGGGGCTTTGGACAATCGGGAATCAGATTTTAGGCAGGGTTTTCTTCAGAAAATCATCAAGCGAGATACAAAAGTCAAAAAGATCCTGATCCGGCATACTCGCATCCTTCTGCTCGTTGATAATGGCGGACGACTTTTCCATCAAATCTCTTCCGTTTTTCTTCAAATATCTTCTACTCACGAGAATCGGAAACGTATATCGTTCCTCTTGATTTCGGACCATAAAAGAAAAGATTTCATTCTTCCCGAACTTCTTGAGAAAGTTGATCAAACCTTCTTCGTTGATTTCCCCTTCCATTTCATAAAGAAGAATGTTTCGATCCGGGTATTGACGGTTGGACCAGTAATCGTCTAACACGTCCAAAACCCTTTCGAGAAGTTTAGCGTTGGCAGGATCCACTTCCTTCGGAGCGCTCGCGGAAGGAACCTTATCTTCTTTGTTTTGAGAAGGGCCTTGTTTACGGATATTCTTCTCCGCCTGCTCTTTGGCCTCTTTCTCTTTTACTCTTTTTTCGGCGAGTTTTGCGGCGTCCTCATGAATCTTCTTAGTTCTCGCTTCCATCACACGTTTATTCAGTTCAACCGCATTGTGCGCTCTGATCTGTTCGGCTTCGTATTTGTGAACCGATGCGTTTCCGAAAATATTTCTCCAGAGACGCGTGAAAAAAGGAAGGTATTTAAAAAGACTGGAGATCTCGAGTTTATCAAAGGAAGCAACCAGGTCGCGGTTATCGATAAAATCCTTGATCTTCATCCGATCCAGGATTCGGATTTCACTGTCGTTCCCGGTCGTCGCAAAAACCTTTCTCGCGGCTTCGATCGCGCCGGCAACGGAAAGTTTATGAAGAACGTAGATATAAAGAGCATTCTTATCGGCAAACTCGGTGTGAAGAATCTGTTCGTGATTAGCGACAAGGTTTCGGATGTCTTCTTCGATCTGCTGACCGCGAAAACGAAGAAAGCTTAAATCCACGAGGCGATTCGCAGATTTGATATAATCCAAAATCTCCCCCAGTTTTACTTTCTTTTCTTCCTTTTCCTTTTTTTCCTTATCTTCTTCTTCAAAGTGAATGAGAGCTAAGAGTTCTTCCATCGCAGTCTTTTGATCGCCGTAAGCGGGACTTAAAAAAGGCATGACCGCGTTTACCAGAGCACGCGTACTTTCCTGTTCTTCATCGGACAAAGAACCGATGGCTCCGATCTTTTGAAGTTCCGGAAGCAACCGATCATTCAGAAACGATTTATACGCATCGATTCTCGCGAGAATTTCATCTTGAACGTTATAGTAAAAAACGGATCGATTTCCCGGATTGAGCGCGTTCTCGTTTCGAAAGAAGAATAGGGTTTTCTGTTCCACGAGTTTTTTTAGAACCGGTTTGAGATGGATATTGACCGTAACTTGTTTTAAACCCGGAGTCACGTCCAGAGGATCGTTAAAAAGACTTCCGATCTCGGTGGAAGCGTAAGTATCCGTGAGTTTGTTTTCTAAGATCGCCGCATGAATTCGTTTAATAAATTCTTCTTTGCCCGGGAAGATCCGTTTCTCCTTAGCCCAACGTTGAATCGAAGCAAACGTCGTGGAGTTGACTCCGTCTACGTAACGATGACTCGTGGAAGCGTCCGCGGCTTGCGGCCTCGCAAAGACCGGATTTAAGCGAAGATAGGAATCAATTTTACCGTCCGAAGCGTCGCCAGTCGGATTAAAATCCACCATACAGATTTTTTTTACGATCGGAGGATTGTATTTCGTGCAGAGTTCTCGGAGATATTGATTGATCTTCTCTTTTTCAATATTCATCTCGCGGGCGAGCTGATCGGAGTTGGGAAGAATTTTATTCGCGACGTATTTATCCGTCCAATCCCCGATCACTAGCAAAAGTTTGTGAATTCCCTTGTATTGAAAATCACCCCTGGACTCAAGCGACTGAGTCAGTTGTAATGCAGTATTATAATCTGCGACTTTTAGTTCAGGGGCTTGAGGTTCCAACATCGAATGACAGTATCATCCAAGGAATTTTTTTTTGTAAAGAAGTTCTGCATTTAATAATGCAGCGCCGGCGGCGCCCCGAATCGTGTTATGACTCAAGACGACATATTTCCAATCTAAGATCGGATCCGGTCTCAGACGGCCAATGACCGTAGTCATTCCCCGTCCGGTTTCCAGATCTAATCTAGGTTGAGGACGATCTTCTTCTTCTCTATAAAGAATCGGAGGATTCGGAGCCTGAGGAAGTCCTAACTTCTGAGGTTCTCCTGAAAAATTTTTCCAAGCGGAAAGAATCTCCTCTTTAGAAGTTTTCTTTTTGAGTTTAACGGAAACACAAACTGTATGTCCGTCAAAAACGGGAACCCGGTTGCAATGCGCCGAGATCGGAAAATCCGCGTGAACGATTTTCCCATTCTCCACTTTTCCCAGACATTTCAGAGGTTCGATCTCGGCTTTCTCTTCTTCACCGCCGATATGAGGAACCACGTTTCCGAGAATATCCATCGTTGGGACACCGGGATAACCCGCTCCGGAGATAGCTTGCATAGAAAAGAGCATAACGGACTCGATTCCAAAAAGATCATACAAAGGTTTGAGAGAAATGGTTACTCCCATGATCGTACAATTCGAGTTTGTGATGATCTTTCCTTTTGTCTTTTGAGAAGAAAGAACATCGAGATGAGAAGAGTTTACTTCCGCGGAAAGAATCGGAACGATCGGATCCATTCTATGATTTTTAGAATTGGAAATGATATGAACGCCCGCAGTTGCATACGCGCTTTCCACTTCACCGGCGATACTCGCATCCAAACCGGAAAATGCTAATGCGACACCCTTTGTTTTTTCAGGATCAGGAGTTGTGATGACAATATTCTTAGCATAAGCAGGGATATCAGAGGAGATCTTCCATCTCTTCTTCATTACATCCGCGTATGTCTTTCCCGCGCTGTTTTCGGAAGCGCAGAGGTGTGTAACCTCAAAGTACGGATGATTTTCCAGCAATTGAATGAATCGCTGACCTACGGAACCGGTGGCGCCTAAAACGGCAACTTTAACCCTGCTCATATTTTATTTAAACGGTGAAACCCGCCCTCTCAACTTATAAAATTCGCCTCTTACGGCTTGTTTATCAAGGTTTTACAGGTTTATCACCCTGTCTTTCAGAAATTTGGACGAATTGTTCTGCATAAATCGAACTCATTTTAATCATTCCCGGAAAAGTAAAGTGATGATAATCGCTGAAGTCCTGCATCCGGAGAGAATGTTTCAAATCGCTAAAAACGACTCCGTTTCCGGAAAGGTTTTTTAAGAATTCGAGATGATCTCTATACCAAGGCGAATCGGCATACCAACCCAAGCTGATCGGATTCTCCGGGTTATTGATGATCCAAAGAGGAATTTGTTTTTCCCTAAGGAAACCGGTCAGCTTTTTCAAATATTCAAAATGGAGAATGGGGACAAACTTCTCTTCGGCGATTCGGTGTTTGGCGTCGTGGAGCGCGATCAGATAACCGATTCCGGGCCTCTGAGCATAGTCGTCCAACAGACGGAAATTAAAATATTTAGAATATTCTAAATCGCTCATATCTAAATATCTCAGATCTTCCAGACGCTCTTCCCTCGTATATTGCATCCCGTTTCGAGGAATGTCGGCTCCAAACGTCTGCTGAAGACGAACTCCCAGAGAATCATAGTTCCAGTCCTTGTTTTCTCCTTCCGCATAAAAAGGAACCCAGGTGTTCGAAACTTCCGCCGCGATCGGAAAATTCTCCGATCCGTCCGCAAACGTTCGATCCGGAAGAATTTTTTTCCAACCGGGATCGGTAAACGTAAACGATTGAACTCCATTCTTATTTTGGAATGTGATTTTCACCGGTCCAGCGCGGAGAATTTCGGGAACGATCTGAACCAAAAAACCTTCCTTCTTCATCTTTGGAGTCAACACGAATGAGAATTTTTTACCGGTCCAACCGAGGGACGTCACCCTTTCCGGAATCTGGACCCCGTTGTAACCGTGATAACTCGTGTTTCTTCCATAACGATGATCGTAGAGAGATCGAAGATTCTTCCAAAAAATATCCTTATATCTGTAAAAGCCGAAAAGATACGCCGCGAAATATTCGGAAGTTCGCGCAAAACCGAGAACTGAAAAAAATTCCTTCGCGGTTTCAAGAGGAAAGATAAAACGAGATTGAGGAGCTTCAAAAAAATTCAGCGCATCCAACGTAAGAATCTCGGAAGAAATCGTTTCGTTTTTGCTCGAAGGATCCAGAGAATACGCGCGATGTAATCTCCAATCGATAAAGTTGATAGGAAAGACTACGAAGTCCGGCTCCAAGTCCGCGATCTTTTTTCTGCAAAGCCAAGCATCGAGAGGAGTCATTCCCGCATAAGATAAAAATTCCACTTCGACTTGTTTTCCGGTTCGTTTAAAAATTTCATTCTGAAACGACTCTCGATCCAAAGAATAGTGCGCGATACTCGAACCTATGATCAGAACCCGGGGATGACGTTTCGGTTTGTCAACTAGAGAATGGTATTCGTAGAGGAAGTTATAAAAGTGATTGGAACTCCAAGGAGACTCGTTCGGAACCTTCCAGATCAAAACACGGAAAAAAAGAAAATCTAAAACGAATAAGAACAAAAGTCCGGTTCCCAATAGAACCCAATGTTTCTTTCCAGCCGAGTAACTCATCTTAGGAAGAATGGTTTGATACAAGCCCTCGCTTGTCCAGGATTACTTCTTTTTTTAGCTTTACCCGATGGAGAATCTATAAATCCTTTCGGAGAGAATGTTGAAGTATGGACTCACCCTAATCTTATTTTTTGTTTCTCTCTTTGTTTCTCTGGCTTTAAGTCCAGAAGGAATCTACCAAAACTCGGATATTCTTTATTTGCCGGCTCTTGCCTTGGATCTGTTTCGAGACGGGGGCAATTTTCTATCTTGGTCCTTCACTCCTTCTCCGTATTTTTTTCCGGACTTTCCTATCGTATCCGTTCTCTTTCTGATCTTCGCAAACGCACAAAAGGCTCTACTTGTGTTCGCATTTTTACAAACGATTTTGTTTACCGTTTTGATGGAACGTTTTTGGATCTTTCAGAGAGAAGAAAAAAAACGAAATCAACTTTCTAAAAGAGATTCCAGAAGAATCAAATCTTGGATCCTTCTCTTTGTCTCGTTTCTGCTCCTCGCGGCTCCGAACTTTCCGACGCTCTATATTCTTTTTCTTCCATCGATTCACGCGAGTGCGTTTCTCGTGACTCTCTATGCTTGGCCCCTTCTTCATACTCAGTTAGAAAAACGACAAAAAGTAATTTTGTTTGTGTGGATCGTATTGACCGTCGCTTCCGATCGTATCCTCGCCGTGGAGCTCGTGTTTCCAGGAATTTTGGCCGGATTCCTCTTTTCCTCTCGAAAAGACTCCGATTTCAGCTGGAAACGATTCTTTCCGGAAAGTTCTAAAATTCTTCTTTTCGCGGGGATCGCGGGTTTGATTCTTCACGCGATTTTAAAATCGTTTTTATACATTGAAAAACCCGGAAAGATTCCTGCGTTAGTCGCCTTTGCCCAAGCGCAAAAAGACGGAGTTCGTTTTTTTACCGAGGCTCAAACCTGGATCGAATCCGGATTTAAAGAAAACTTCCCCGTTCCCGCCGTATTATTCATTCTTCTTTTGATCGCTCTTATTTTCGGTCTCGCGAGAATTCGCAAAAACAAAACAACGGCTTTTCTGTTTTTCTTTTTTGCGATTCTTACAGTGGCCCCGATCGCAAGCGGATCCTATGTAGACCAATACAGTCTACGTTATGCGGCACCGGCCTTGATTCTTGCGCCGTTCTTTCTGATCTCGATCGCCGGTTTCCCGAAAAGAAATCTCACACTCGGAATTTTTCTTTTATTTCTTTTACTTTGGAAAATCGGCGAAAAATCCCCCGAAGGGTTCGAAAACAGGCTGATTCGACTCGCCCAGTGGGTACCACAGGAAACGGTCTGTTTGGACGAAATCGCAAAAAAAGAGCCGATCACACTCGCCGTTGCCGATTTTTGGACGGCGAAAAAGATTCTCGTCTTCTCAGAGAAAAAAATTCACGCCCTTCACGTCACCTACGGAACATTAGAAGGATCTCATACGATTTCCAATCGGGATTGGTATCTTAAAAATAATTCCGGAACCTTCGCCGTTTTTACAAAAGGGTTGGGGGAAGATCGGGTTTTGGAAGTGTACGGAGTTCCGTCCACAAAAGAGGCTTGCGGCGAAACTTCGGTCTTTCTCTACAAGGATTCAACAAAAATCCAAGAAGCCCTCAAACGACCGTTTCAGAAAACAAAGTAGAGAAAAGGTTTTGTCTCAACCGTAAGAACGACACCGACGATAAAACCGATTGCGCTCAAAAAGGCAAAGAGCGACCAATGAAGATTCTCGCGAAATCGGGAAAACGATCCGGAAGATTCTTCTTTTTTCCCGATCCAGGTAGCAAAGGCCAAAACTAAGAATACGGTTAAGAATTGAGACTGCATCGTGTATGTGGGTTCGATTCCTTCCGAGAAGCTAAACAGTTTTTTTAAGATTCCCAGAGCGGTCTCGAGACTTCGAGATCGAAAAAAAATCCAGATCAGGCAAACGGTAAGAATTACAAAAATCTGATACACAAAGTTAAATGCCTTTCTGACGGCAGAAGTCTCCGACCAGGAAAAACGAAAACGATCCCGAACAAACCGTTCCAAAACCAAAAACGCACCGTGTAAAAATCCCCAGATCACAAAGTTCCAACTCGGCCCGTGCCAGAGCCCGCCGAGAATCATCGTGATCCAAAGATTGCGATACGTAAACAAACCGCCGATTCGATTTCCTCCGAGAGGAATGTAGAGATATTCCCGCAGCCAACCCGAAAGAGAAATATGCCAACGTCTCCAGAAATCGGAAAAGCTCGTCGCGGTATAAGGAAGTCGAAAGTTATCCGGCAAACGAACTCCCAAAAGAAGAGCCGAACCGATCGCGATGTCCGAATAACCTGAAAAATCGCAATAGATCTGAGCGGAATAGGAAAGAACTCCCATCCAGGCAAAAAGACTCGAGACGTTATCCGGATATTGATAAGCGAAATCCGAAATCACAGAAATCCGATCCGCTATCACTGCCTTTTTTACAAAGCCTACGAGGATCAGCCAGATTCCTTCTCGAAGCGGAATATTCTCCCAGCTAAAAAGAGAACGTAATGCAGGCAAAAGAATTCGCGCGGAAACGATCGGACCCGCCACCAACTGCGGAAAGAAGGAAAGAAATAGCGCGTAGTGAAGAAAATTTTTCTCCGAAGGAATCTCTTTTCGATAAACGTCGATCGAGTAACTCAACGATTGAAACGTATAAAAAGAAATCCCCACCGGTAAAACGACTCGCAACGTCGGTTCCGATAATTCCCAACCCAAAGAGGAAAAAAGAATTCGAAACGAATCCGTAAAAAAGTGAAAGTATTTAAAAAAACCAAGAACCGATAGATTCCCAAAAAGAGACAAACCAAGAAGAATCTTTCGATTTCGAAGATTCTCCTGCGACCCCAGAGCGCGTCCCGCGGAATAATCAAGAACCGTCGTAAAAAGAATCAGAGCTCCAAAGCGATAATCCCAAGAAAGATAAAAGAGATAACTTACAAAGAGCAAAAAATAGAGAACGAAGGAATTTCGTTTTGGATAAATCGCCGCGAGAATCCATCGGACACACCAAACGATTGCAAAAAAAAGAAAGTACTGTGGAGTCGTAAAATTCATTGAAAGAGATTGTGTGTCCGGATCCAGGATTCCGAGAAAACCGAAATCCTCCAGTCGTTTTTCAATTCAGCGCGGGTTCCAGGGAGAAAAGAATCTGAAAGATTTATCAAACGAAATCATCCATTCGATTCAAAAAGCCGTTTCTAAAATTCCGGAATCGATGTCCGAAGACCTCGAATTCGAAGTGGAGATGTTTTTATCCAAGATAAAACTCTTAGAATGGAAAGAATCCAATCCGCAAGCGGAAGTGGATCGTCTTGAAATCAGACAAAATCTCTTTCTGATCCTAAGAGAAGACATGGTGTATTCTCTTCAAAAAATTCTTTCCGGAACCGAATTTGTAAACGAATCCTTTCCCGATCTCAGCCTCATTCAGAGGGAAATTCTCGCGATTCTTAAAGAATTGGGCAATTACCATCATCCACATTCGGGTCGAGATTATTCCCGCATTTCGCTCTTGGAATCTTGGTTTCAAGGTCTTTCTAAAACCTGGAACTTCAATCTGCAGAGGGTCGTTGACACCTTTCAAATCTATCGATGGAAACTGTATTCTTTCGCTCAGGAACGCCCGATCACGTACCAAAATCCGGAACAAGTCATTCAAAGAATTTTATCTCCCGAAAGTTCGGGCCTAAATTTCGCTCAGATTTACGATGCCGAAGTCCTTTTACGGAAGAATTTTCAGTTTTTCCTTTTGAGAAAGATCGGCGCCGAAAACAGGCTCCAATATCTGATTTCGGCCGAAATTCTCGGGATAGAATCCGATTCTCTGATTCAAACCCTCCATACAGTCATTTCCAATCGATTAGAAGAACTGCTCAATACGCGGCAGTTAGAACACGAGCACATCCTCAAGGAAAAACTCGACTTAGAGAAAGAATTCCGACAAGCCGAGAAAATTCAGAAAAAATCCCTGCACGCAGACCTTCCGGGTCCGGAAGAAAAGATAAAAATCGAAATCCTCTACAAACCCGTTTTGCCGGTAGGTGGAGATTTTTATACCGTCCGCCGAATTTCCGGCACCGAATACGGAATTTTTATCGCGGACATTTCCGGGCACGGAATCGGGGCAGCGCTCTTTTTCAACACCCTCAAATCCAGTTTTGAAAAGAATCGTTCCTATTGGGAAAGACCAGGAAAGCTCCTGAAGAAGATCAATGATGAGGTTTGCGGTAAATTAAACGATAATTTCATCACCGGAATCTATCTTTACCTCAATGTGAAGAAGAAAATATTAAAATACGCCAATGCTGGGCATAATAAAGGGATTATTTTTAATCATAATGAATTGCGTAATAAACTCCGTTTCCTCACGCCCGGAGGAAAGATTCTCGGGATTTTTCCAAAGATGGACTACAAGGAAAGGGAGTTTAAGCTTAAAGATGGTGATAGAATCGCTATTTTTACAGACGGAATCCCCGAAACCCACAATCCGGCGCAGTTGATGCTTGGGGACCGTGAATTCTATCGATGGTTAATCGCAAAGAAGACCGAGCCAAAAGAAAACGCCTCCGCAGCCGTCATACAAAGAATCGAAAGAGATTTAAACTTATTCCGCGGAGATCCAAAGGCAGAGGACGATATTTGCTTAATTTTAATCGATATACAGTAGATAAGGATTATTTTTAATCTATTAATAAGAATCAGTATTCATCCTTATTTACTGCTAAACAGTCCACTTATTTTTTACGCCACAGTTTGGGCAAATCGCTGTAATCTCCGCTTTTACCCGCTTTCCTTTTGGGGTCTCGATCTTCCCGATCGCCACAAACTCAAAATCTACCCCTTCTGCGACATAATGCCCCGCGCCGTATTTTGCAGATCCTTCAATCATATACGAGCAGGCGTGGCAACGAACTCTTAATTTAATTACTTCAGCCATTGGATTGCTTCTATTCTCGAGAAACGGGACCTCTTCGTAAAACACTTTTCCCTGACATCGTTGCATTGGCAGGAATTCTTCCTACACATGACAAATTGGCACCTTTTAAGTTGATATTCTACGCCAACTTAAACCCAGGGCTCGCGCAGTCTTGCAGGAGATCAAAAATCCCAAGTAGCCAAATGCCGTCGCTCACGACCTCATTTGTGCCCAGATATCGCCTATAGAACTGCTCCGAGTTTATTTTTTTAGCCGAAAGGCCATTTGCGCAAAGACAGGCCGTCAAATCTTCTCCAAACAAAGGATTCGTTTTTATGGGCAGAATAGCCAGTCTTCGCGAAACCTGCTCATCCTATACGCCTCCCTGCCTTCAGAAAAATCTCAACGCCACTGACCGAAAATAAGCAGTTACTTTAATGGGACAGAATCTATCCGAGCCCGTTTCTTAGAGAATTCGCGGCTTATCAAAATGCCCGGATCAAAGAATCAAGTTCAGGCCCTAACCTCTCGCAAGCGCCCAAAATTCAGCATGTCGGATGTCCGGCATTTCTATATTTGCCCAAATACGGCAACACCGGAGGTCAATTCGGCAGCCTGGTCGATATTTGGACTAAAAATGCCGCGCGGACGGCATTTAGAAATTGGTTTTTCCGCCCTGTGCGCAGCACAGGAGGTTTTTATCGTTTTACGGCTTTTTTGGAAGCCGCTTTCTTGGCGGCGATTTTTGAGGATTCGGCCGAGGCGCCGTTCTGTTTTTCGGAAGATTTAGAATGAGAAGGCGCATCAAAATTCGTATCAATCCCCTGCTTTCGGTTTCTTTTTACCATATATACAAAATGTCTTATATACTGGCCGTAGGGTTCGGGAAGAGTTTTAGGATCAAAATCGGTAGGATTGTCCAAAAGGGATTTTACAACAACCTGGCTTAGGTCTTCTTTGCTGGTCATCATTATCGTCTCAAGACGTTTACAGATTTCGTAATCATTTACTTCGAGAGACATCTTTTTCATTGCGTTCAGCAATTTTTGAAAAGAGGACCGTTTCACTTTGGAAGCCATAGACAAAGATTTTCAACCTCGGGCTGAAAAACAAACAAATTTAGATTTTATCCGACCAGAGAATCGAAAGGAGAATTTTTGAGGATGGAAGAAGAAAGATTCATCCCTTTCCTAGAGGAATGAACAAAGAAATTCATAGGAGTTCCTTCGTTCCAACTACTACTAATGGCTCTCCCTGGTTGAATCAGAATCTTGTTCATTTCTCCTTGATTCCATAAAAGGATTTCGGCTCCTAAGAAAGAATGCAGATTCTCCCTTGTTCCTGTCGCAAAGGATCTGGTAGAAAAGAAAGCGGCCGCCCTTTTCTCCTTCAGCTTGGCATCTTGAGCGAAATCCCCGAATGCCAAAACATCTCTTAGGTCTCTGTGCCCTGCGCTGTGAAAACCAAAAGCCGTTTTCTGGAACCGATCTCCAGGATAAAAACCTGCAAAAGCGGCGAAATTCCGACTGAATTGAAAGTGACTTTGTGAGAGGAAAGGCTTCTCGGAAGAACAAGAATTCTCCCAGAGATTCAGGAAAGTAAAAAGAGGACATTTCGCGTCGGCATAAACAGTCCATTGACCTTCATTCATCGAGCCGTTTTTCAAGAGAGAATTCGCGGCATCTTCTTGGTTCAAAATGGAATTCGAATTCAGAATTCTTACCGAGGACAAGGATAGAAAGATAAAATGGAAATTAGAATCCTTTGTAAAAGAAGAATCAGGACAACCTTTGAAACCGGCGCTCAAACTTTCAAAATGAGATCCGGAAAGTTCTGCTTGAGAGGAAGTTTGAATTTTGCTTGGACGAGATTTCTGTTTTTGAAAAAGGGCGATCCGATTCTTTTTCGAAACAAAAAAATCTTCCTGATCCAGATCTAAGTTTTTACTCAACGGAGAAGAAAGAACTCGATCCACTTCCGACTGATGAATAGAAATTTCAGAGGCTTCCGCGATCTCATTTTCTTCGGCAGACAAAGCTCCTGCGGTACCGAACCCGAGGGATCCGATAAGCAAGATTTGTGCCAGAAATTTTATTTGAGATCGAAAAAACATAGCAATTTTCTTTAATTTGCCCGTTTTTCAGGAAAAAGGAAGCCTTTTTTCACCTTTTTCGGAGTTTTTTTAAGAATTTTTGATTAGGCGCTTTTGCGGAAAAGGCGTTTCACGCGGAGCTTCCATTCCCAGAGAATGATACCTTTTTCTTCTTCTTCGGCTCGCTCTTGTTCTTTTTCCAGAAGCGCGTAACACATGCTCGCAATCTCAGGACCAAAATTCTTTTCGAGCTCGATTTCAAACTCCGGAACCTTCATTTCTAAAATCAATTCCGCCAGACGAAATCCCTCATCCAAACTCTGAAGTTTTGGCTTCACTTGTCTGAGTTCTTCTTTTTCAAATTCGTTGCGAATCATTACGGAGAAAAAAGTGCGAATGAAAGAAACCTCTTCCGGTTTTAATTGAAAATCCAGAAGGAGTTGTTTTACTTTTTCCAGATCCATTCTTCTCAAATGAATCCGGGCCAAAAAGACCGGGTTCCCGGAATGAATATTTAGATTTCCGGAATCCAAAATGTCCGCGGCGCGCACACGATTGAAATCGACGATTCCGGATTCTTTTCCTTTGACCGCTTCGGCCGGAACGGATTCTGCAGCCTTATGAAGGGCAACTTTTTTACGAACGATCAACATATTCAAGGCCGGAAAACGGATTTTCAATGTGATCAAATCTTGTCGCGGATAAGATTCGTCCAAAACCAGATGGTGCATATCCACGCCC encodes the following:
- the asd gene encoding aspartate-semialdehyde dehydrogenase; translated protein: MSRVKVAVLGATGSVGQRFIQLLENHPYFEVTHLCASENSAGKTYADVMKKRWKISSDIPAYAKNIVITTPDPEKTKGVALAFSGLDASIAGEVESAYATAGVHIISNSKNHRMDPIVPILSAEVNSSHLDVLSSQKTKGKIITNSNCTIMGVTISLKPLYDLFGIESVMLFSMQAISGAGYPGVPTMDILGNVVPHIGGEEEKAEIEPLKCLGKVENGKIVHADFPISAHCNRVPVFDGHTVCVSVKLKKKTSKEEILSAWKNFSGEPQKLGLPQAPNPPILYREEEDRPQPRLDLETGRGMTTVIGRLRPDPILDWKYVVLSHNTIRGAAGAALLNAELLYKKKFLG
- a CDS encoding PP2C family protein-serine/threonine phosphatase, with translation MSGSRIPRKPKSSSRFSIQRGFQGEKNLKDLSNEIIHSIQKAVSKIPESMSEDLEFEVEMFLSKIKLLEWKESNPQAEVDRLEIRQNLFLILREDMVYSLQKILSGTEFVNESFPDLSLIQREILAILKELGNYHHPHSGRDYSRISLLESWFQGLSKTWNFNLQRVVDTFQIYRWKLYSFAQERPITYQNPEQVIQRILSPESSGLNFAQIYDAEVLLRKNFQFFLLRKIGAENRLQYLISAEILGIESDSLIQTLHTVISNRLEELLNTRQLEHEHILKEKLDLEKEFRQAEKIQKKSLHADLPGPEEKIKIEILYKPVLPVGGDFYTVRRISGTEYGIFIADISGHGIGAALFFNTLKSSFEKNRSYWERPGKLLKKINDEVCGKLNDNFITGIYLYLNVKKKILKYANAGHNKGIIFNHNELRNKLRFLTPGGKILGIFPKMDYKEREFKLKDGDRIAIFTDGIPETHNPAQLMLGDREFYRWLIAKKTEPKENASAAVIQRIERDLNLFRGDPKAEDDICLILIDIQ
- a CDS encoding phosphatidylinositol phospholipase, giving the protein MASKVKRSSFQKLLNAMKKMSLEVNDYEICKRLETIMMTSKEDLSQVVVKSLLDNPTDFDPKTLPEPYGQYIRHFVYMVKRNRKQGIDTNFDAPSHSKSSEKQNGASAESSKIAAKKAASKKAVKR
- a CDS encoding MBOAT family O-acyltransferase, with protein sequence MNFTTPQYFLFFAIVWCVRWILAAIYPKRNSFVLYFLLFVSYLFYLSWDYRFGALILFTTVLDYSAGRALGSQENLRNRKILLGLSLFGNLSVLGFFKYFHFFTDSFRILFSSLGWELSEPTLRVVLPVGISFYTFQSLSYSIDVYRKEIPSEKNFLHYALFLSFFPQLVAGPIVSARILLPALRSLFSWENIPLREGIWLILVGFVKKAVIADRISVISDFAYQYPDNVSSLFAWMGVLSYSAQIYCDFSGYSDIAIGSALLLGVRLPDNFRLPYTATSFSDFWRRWHISLSGWLREYLYIPLGGNRIGGLFTYRNLWITMILGGLWHGPSWNFVIWGFLHGAFLVLERFVRDRFRFSWSETSAVRKAFNFVYQIFVILTVCLIWIFFRSRSLETALGILKKLFSFSEGIEPTYTMQSQFLTVFLVLAFATWIGKKEESSGSFSRFRENLHWSLFAFLSAIGFIVGVVLTVETKPFLYFVF